Proteins found in one Agaribacterium sp. ZY112 genomic segment:
- a CDS encoding VpsP family polysaccharide biosynthesis protein — protein sequence MFSQSIHSLLLKLVIATLSLLILFFSFERAFANIFFLKIDAYFSRWNESAQPIPDELEDARAAIVPMLAWQGNNPAYHSAAARVYEWQAYYDFNELQLRQEALREALSYYQGAAKLRPAWPDTWAAKLKIKAQLNEFDDQFARYIKAADKYGPYNLNVNQTIAKTQLLYWDELPKNFRALGLKHITRALANDRLRHPLVLYARSLNRLPIVCSIGQLNELPLVINHKFCVTIN from the coding sequence ATGTTTTCTCAGTCAATACATAGTCTGTTGCTTAAGCTTGTTATAGCTACGCTGTCTTTATTGATTTTGTTTTTTTCTTTTGAGCGTGCCTTTGCAAATATCTTTTTTTTGAAAATTGATGCGTATTTTAGTCGTTGGAATGAATCGGCACAGCCAATACCGGATGAGTTAGAAGACGCTCGAGCTGCTATTGTTCCTATGTTAGCTTGGCAGGGCAATAACCCCGCTTATCACTCTGCAGCAGCCCGTGTTTATGAATGGCAGGCTTATTATGATTTTAATGAGTTGCAATTAAGGCAAGAGGCGTTACGAGAGGCTCTTAGCTATTATCAGGGCGCTGCGAAGCTTAGGCCTGCATGGCCTGACACCTGGGCGGCCAAACTCAAAATTAAAGCCCAGTTAAACGAGTTTGATGATCAGTTTGCTCGCTATATTAAGGCGGCGGATAAATACGGCCCGTATAACCTTAATGTTAATCAAACCATTGCTAAAACCCAGCTTCTATATTGGGATGAACTACCTAAAAACTTTCGAGCGCTAGGTTTAAAACATATTACAAGAGCCCTTGCTAATGATCGGCTAAGGCACCCTTTAGTCCTTTATGCTCGATCTTTAAATAGGCTTCCTATTGTATGTTCTATAGGGCAGCTAAATGAGCTTCCTCTGGTCATAAATCATAAATTCTGTGTCACCATAAATTAG